A region of Bradyrhizobium sp. SZCCHNS1050 DNA encodes the following proteins:
- a CDS encoding DUF2249 domain-containing protein, with protein sequence MTAYIDVDVRPILRAGGEPFSIIMDAVDRLAPGQGVRLIASFRPVPLLSVMARKGFAHTDRPLDDGDWEVLFSPLAAEDAGQEDAGAGLAFEQWPDPVVTLDNRELDPPEPMVRILAAAEELGPGETLSALLGREPVFLFPELEKRGFRWLGGFTPDGSTYELSVRAPL encoded by the coding sequence ATGACCGCGTACATTGACGTCGACGTCCGACCGATTCTCAGGGCCGGAGGCGAACCGTTCTCCATCATCATGGACGCGGTCGACCGGCTGGCGCCAGGCCAGGGTGTGCGGCTGATCGCGAGCTTCAGGCCGGTTCCGCTGCTCTCCGTCATGGCAAGAAAGGGCTTCGCCCACACCGATCGACCGCTCGACGATGGCGATTGGGAAGTGCTGTTTTCGCCGCTGGCTGCCGAGGACGCCGGTCAGGAAGACGCTGGTGCCGGCCTCGCCTTCGAGCAATGGCCAGATCCCGTAGTCACGCTCGACAACCGAGAGCTCGACCCACCCGAGCCGATGGTGCGCATCCTCGCGGCTGCGGAGGAGCTGGGCCCTGGAGAGACCTTGTCGGCACTTCTGGGCCGCGAGCCGGTCTTCCTGTTCCCTGAACTTGAGAAGCGCGGCTTTCGCTGGCTCGGCGGGTTTACGCCGGATGGATCGACCTACGAACTGTCGGTGAGGGCTCCGCTATGA
- a CDS encoding DUF2478 domain-containing protein encodes MSKRQIDVGIRMHDVMVEKVGVAAAPLVALVYDDGKYPYETFDHLVDHSRRARLKVAGALQRRLFLDENRRCDVLLEEIDTANQTPIFEDRGSGARGCRLDESALAEVTVRVLASLDARPNILVLNKFGKAECGGGGTLDLIARALDLAIPTIVGVPRSNIDAWRGFAGDMGVELEARGDVERWLESVRQDRTIDSASQLR; translated from the coding sequence ATGTCGAAGCGTCAAATTGATGTTGGGATTCGCATGCACGATGTGATGGTAGAGAAAGTCGGCGTTGCGGCCGCGCCGCTCGTGGCGCTCGTATACGACGACGGGAAATATCCCTACGAGACGTTCGATCACCTCGTGGATCACTCGCGTCGAGCGCGATTGAAGGTCGCCGGCGCACTGCAGCGAAGGCTGTTCCTCGACGAAAATCGCAGGTGCGACGTCCTGCTCGAGGAGATCGACACGGCAAATCAAACCCCGATCTTCGAGGATCGTGGATCGGGAGCGAGAGGTTGCCGGCTGGATGAATCGGCGCTTGCAGAGGTGACAGTTCGGGTCCTCGCCAGCTTGGATGCGCGTCCAAACATCCTGGTGTTGAACAAATTTGGTAAGGCAGAGTGCGGGGGAGGCGGAACGCTTGATCTGATCGCCCGCGCGTTGGACCTTGCGATACCGACGATTGTCGGCGTGCCGCGCAGCAATATCGATGCCTGGAGAGGTTTCGCCGGAGATATGGGGGTTGAGCTCGAAGCCCGCGGAGACGTGGAGCGGTGGCTGGAAAGTGTTCGGCAGGATCGAACCATAGACTCAGCCAGCCAGCTGCGCTGA